From a region of the Anaerolineae bacterium genome:
- a CDS encoding SPFH domain-containing protein, with the protein MARIFDVIEYFDPTGQEIVHRIPEQGSGDFRLGSQLIVRESQAAVFFRDGKALDVFGPGRHTLTTANIPLLVKLIGAPFGGETPFKAEVYFVNMREFLDMKWGTKEPITLRDSELGIVRLRAHGRYSMQVADPQLFVNKIVGTMGMYQTSQIEDYLRGMILSWLTDMLGETSKTILDLPRLFTELSAGVKAKLADEFAGLGLALKSFFVESISLPEEVQKMIDRGAGMRAVGDMDSLLKMDMAESLRDMATQPGGGEASGVGIGAGLGMGAAIAQTLMSSMQQQKQAPGAAAAAGTFPCPNCGTPNPAGAKFCSNCGQKLEGTRFCSQCGAPLAPGAKFCSNCGAKVG; encoded by the coding sequence CTTTGATCCCACCGGCCAGGAAATTGTTCACCGCATCCCCGAACAGGGTTCGGGGGATTTCCGGCTGGGGTCCCAGCTCATCGTGCGGGAGAGCCAGGCGGCGGTCTTTTTCCGCGACGGCAAGGCGCTGGACGTGTTCGGCCCTGGCCGGCATACCCTGACCACCGCCAACATCCCCCTGCTGGTGAAGCTCATCGGTGCACCGTTCGGCGGGGAAACCCCCTTCAAGGCCGAGGTCTACTTTGTCAACATGCGCGAGTTCCTCGACATGAAATGGGGCACCAAAGAACCCATCACCCTGCGCGATTCGGAACTGGGTATCGTGCGCCTGCGGGCCCACGGCCGCTACAGCATGCAGGTGGCCGACCCCCAGCTCTTCGTCAACAAGATCGTCGGCACCATGGGGATGTATCAGACCTCGCAGATCGAGGATTACCTGCGGGGGATGATCCTCTCCTGGCTGACCGATATGCTCGGGGAGACGTCCAAGACCATATTGGACCTGCCGCGACTGTTCACCGAGCTGTCCGCCGGCGTCAAGGCCAAGCTGGCGGACGAGTTTGCCGGCCTGGGCCTGGCTCTGAAATCCTTCTTCGTCGAGTCCATCAGCCTGCCCGAAGAGGTGCAGAAGATGATCGACCGGGGCGCCGGCATGCGGGCGGTGGGCGATATGGACAGCCTGTTGAAGATGGACATGGCGGAGAGCCTGCGCGACATGGCCACACAGCCGGGCGGCGGCGAGGCGTCGGGGGTGGGCATTGGCGCCGGCCTGGGCATGGGAGCAGCCATTGCCCAGACGCTGATGAGCTCCATGCAACAGCAGAAGCAAGCGCCTGGCGCGGCCGCGGCGGCCGGCACCTTCCCCTGCCCCAACTGCGGCACCCCCAATCCCGCCGGCGCGAAATTCTGCAGTAACTGCGGGCAGAAGCTGGAAGGGACGAGGTTCTGCAGTCAGTGCGGCGCTCCCCTGGCGCCGGGAGCCAAGTTCTGCAGTAACTGCGGCGCCAAGGTCGGATAA